One genomic segment of Clostridium saccharoperbutylacetonicum N1-4(HMT) includes these proteins:
- a CDS encoding acyl-CoA dehydrogenase family protein: MFFKTTEQHENLRARIREFAEEEVKPIAFMLDQENKFPSEAVEKLAQMGMMGIPYSKEYGGAGLDVISYAIAVEELSRVDGGTGVILSAHTSLGTYPIAAFGSKEQKQKYLVPLAKGEKLGAFGLTEENAGSDAGGTETTAVLDGDHYILNGEKIFITNGGEADIYIVFAVTTPDIGTRGISAFIVEKGWEGFSFGKHYDKMGIRSSVTAELIFNEVKVPKENLLGKEGDGFKIAMSTLDGGRIGIAAQALGIAQGAYENALEYSKERIQFGKPICQNQIIAFKLADMATKLRAARMLIYSAAELKENHEHYSMEAAMAKQYASDVCLEIVNDALQIFGGSGYLKGMEVERAYRDAKICTIYEGTNEIQRVVIAASIIGKMPKNEQVVKGAQRGPITGYRKKVIFKDGSADEKVSSLVEALKKEGYDFTVAIPMNTSISKADRVVSAGQGIGEKANMSLIEDLAAAVGGTVGCSRPVAETLKYLPIDRYVGMSGQKFNGNLYIACGISGAGQHLKGIKDATTIVAVNINPNAKIFKNADYGIVGDVNEILPLLTAALDNGEPKKEAPPMKKMKRAIPKKVTPTWKHYVCNGCGYEYDPGLGDAEGEIAPGTLFENIPEEWTCPACGEEKSMFIEI, encoded by the coding sequence ATGTTTTTTAAGACTACAGAGCAACATGAAAATTTAAGAGCAAGAATTAGAGAATTTGCTGAAGAGGAAGTTAAACCTATTGCATTTATGTTAGATCAGGAAAATAAATTCCCTTCTGAAGCTGTTGAAAAGTTAGCCCAAATGGGAATGATGGGAATTCCTTATTCAAAAGAATATGGAGGAGCAGGCTTAGATGTAATAAGTTATGCAATTGCTGTTGAAGAATTATCAAGAGTTGATGGTGGTACAGGTGTAATACTTTCTGCTCATACATCCTTAGGAACATATCCAATTGCAGCTTTTGGAAGTAAAGAACAAAAGCAAAAATACTTAGTGCCATTAGCAAAAGGAGAAAAACTTGGTGCCTTTGGACTTACTGAAGAAAATGCTGGAAGTGATGCAGGTGGTACAGAAACTACTGCTGTCTTAGATGGAGATCATTATATTTTAAATGGAGAAAAGATATTCATTACTAATGGTGGTGAAGCAGATATTTATATTGTTTTTGCAGTAACTACACCTGATATTGGAACTCGTGGAATAAGTGCTTTTATAGTTGAAAAAGGATGGGAAGGCTTTAGTTTTGGCAAACATTACGATAAGATGGGAATTCGTTCTTCAGTAACAGCAGAGCTCATATTTAATGAGGTGAAAGTTCCTAAAGAAAACTTGTTAGGAAAAGAAGGAGACGGTTTTAAGATTGCAATGTCTACATTAGATGGTGGACGTATTGGTATTGCAGCTCAAGCTCTTGGAATAGCTCAAGGTGCTTATGAAAATGCACTTGAATATTCAAAAGAAAGAATTCAATTTGGTAAACCAATTTGTCAAAATCAAATTATAGCTTTTAAACTAGCAGATATGGCAACAAAACTTAGAGCAGCTAGAATGCTGATTTATAGTGCAGCAGAACTTAAGGAAAACCATGAACACTATAGCATGGAAGCTGCTATGGCTAAGCAATATGCATCAGATGTTTGCCTTGAAATTGTAAATGATGCTCTTCAAATATTTGGAGGAAGTGGATATCTTAAAGGTATGGAAGTTGAACGTGCTTATAGAGATGCCAAGATTTGTACAATATATGAAGGAACAAATGAAATTCAACGTGTTGTTATTGCAGCAAGTATTATAGGTAAGATGCCAAAGAATGAACAGGTAGTAAAAGGAGCTCAAAGAGGTCCTATCACAGGTTATCGTAAGAAAGTTATCTTTAAAGATGGAAGTGCTGATGAAAAGGTTAGTTCGCTTGTGGAAGCTTTAAAGAAAGAAGGCTACGACTTTACTGTAGCAATTCCTATGAATACTTCAATTAGTAAGGCTGATAGAGTGGTAAGTGCTGGACAAGGTATTGGTGAAAAGGCAAATATGAGTCTTATAGAAGATTTAGCAGCTGCAGTTGGGGGAACTGTTGGATGTTCTCGTCCAGTAGCTGAAACCCTTAAATATCTTCCAATAGATAGGTATGTAGGTATGTCAGGACAAAAGTTTAATGGAAATCTTTATATTGCCTGTGGTATTTCAGGAGCAGGTCAGCATTTAAAAGGCATAAAAGACGCTACTACAATCGTAGCTGTAAATATTAACCCTAATGCTAAAATATTTAAAAACGCGGATTATGGAATAGTAGGAGATGTAAATGAAATATTACCACTACTTACTGCTGCTTTAGATAATGGGGAACCAAAGAAGGAAGCACCACCAATGAAGAAGATGAAAAGAGCTATCCCAAAGAAAGTTACTCCGACATGGAAACATTATGTATGTAATGGTTGCGGTTATGAATATGATCCAGGTTTAGGAGATGCTGAAGGAGAAATTGCTCCAGGAACTTTATTTGAAAATATACCTGAAGAATGGACTTGCCCTGCATGTGGTGAAGAAAAGAGTATGTTTATAGAAATTTAG
- a CDS encoding FprA family A-type flavoprotein, which translates to MYCVRNITEDLYWIGGNDRRLALFENVHPIPRGVSYNSYLLLDEKTVLFDTVDWSICRQFLENIKGVLGERKLDYMVINHMEPDHAACIEEIVLRYPKVKIVCTEKALLFMHQFGFDIGDNVIQVKEGDTMSFGKHNVAFVAAPMVHWPEAMVTYDATNGVLFSADAFGSFGALDGKLFNDEVDFDRDWLDDARRYYTNIVGKYGPHVQALLKKAAGLEIKYICPLHGPVWRNDFGYLLDKYDKWSRYEPEEKGVLIVYASMYGNTEAAANDLATRLVKKGVTKVSMYDVSSTHVSYLISEAFKYSHVVLVSVTYNLKIYPPMHNFIMDMKALNLQKRTFALVENGSWAPQSAKLMGELIEEMKDMTILESEMTITSAMAEKDEDSMEAVTDSIVDSMK; encoded by the coding sequence ATGTATTGTGTTAGAAATATAACTGAAGATTTATATTGGATTGGTGGTAATGATCGACGATTAGCTCTTTTTGAAAATGTCCATCCTATTCCAAGAGGGGTTTCATATAATTCATACTTACTTTTAGATGAAAAGACTGTGCTATTTGATACAGTAGATTGGTCAATTTGTCGTCAATTCCTTGAAAATATAAAGGGTGTTTTGGGAGAAAGAAAATTAGATTATATGGTTATAAATCATATGGAACCTGATCATGCAGCATGTATTGAAGAAATTGTTCTTAGATATCCAAAGGTTAAGATTGTATGTACAGAAAAAGCACTTTTATTCATGCATCAATTTGGATTTGATATTGGAGATAATGTAATACAAGTAAAAGAAGGAGATACAATGTCTTTTGGAAAGCATAATGTTGCTTTTGTGGCTGCGCCAATGGTTCATTGGCCAGAAGCTATGGTGACATATGATGCAACAAATGGAGTGTTATTTTCAGCTGATGCCTTTGGTTCCTTTGGTGCATTAGATGGAAAACTCTTCAATGATGAAGTTGATTTTGATCGTGACTGGCTTGATGATGCAAGAAGATACTATACAAATATAGTAGGAAAGTATGGTCCTCATGTTCAAGCCTTATTAAAGAAGGCAGCAGGTTTAGAAATTAAGTATATATGCCCTTTACATGGTCCAGTATGGCGTAATGATTTTGGTTATTTATTAGATAAATATGATAAGTGGAGCCGTTATGAGCCAGAAGAGAAAGGCGTGTTAATAGTTTATGCATCTATGTATGGAAATACCGAAGCAGCAGCAAATGATTTAGCAACAAGATTGGTAAAAAAAGGAGTTACCAAGGTATCCATGTATGATGTGTCAAGTACTCATGTTTCGTATTTGATTTCTGAAGCTTTTAAGTATAGTCATGTTGTACTGGTTTCAGTAACTTACAATTTAAAGATATATCCGCCAATGCATAATTTCATAATGGATATGAAAGCATTAAATCTTCAAAAACGTACTTTTGCACTTGTAGAGAATGGTTCGTGGGCTCCTCAATCAGCAAAATTGATGGGGGAACTCATAGAAGAAATGAAGGATATGACAATCTTAGAGAGTGAGATGACAATAACCTCAGCTATGGCAGAAAAAGATGAAGATTCAATGGAAGCTGTTACAGACAGCATTGTTGATTCAATGAAATAG
- a CDS encoding PRC-barrel domain-containing protein, with product MFKTRDFFFKKIYNINGKKIGIIEDLFIDFHLGRVLGFKVSNSHFFSKSNYIDIQDVVDIGEDIIIDSIRQGSGLAFKEIKYLEVIDVLGDVKGVLEDMIIDIEDYSIKAIVISSGFIDKMIKGKQIILLNKCILGEKYILYTGNEGVLFKTMPHNMEKCNGVKKA from the coding sequence TTGTTTAAAACTAGGGATTTCTTTTTTAAGAAGATTTACAATATTAACGGAAAAAAAATAGGAATCATTGAGGATTTATTTATAGATTTCCACTTGGGAAGAGTTTTAGGCTTTAAAGTATCAAATAGCCATTTTTTTTCAAAAAGTAATTATATAGACATACAAGATGTTGTTGATATTGGTGAGGATATAATAATAGATTCTATCAGACAAGGAAGCGGATTAGCTTTTAAAGAAATAAAATATTTAGAGGTAATTGATGTTTTAGGAGATGTTAAAGGCGTTTTAGAAGATATGATTATAGATATTGAAGATTACAGTATAAAAGCCATTGTCATAAGTTCAGGATTTATAGATAAGATGATAAAGGGAAAACAAATAATTCTTTTGAATAAATGTATTCTTGGAGAAAAATATATATTATACACAGGAAATGAAGGGGTATTGTTTAAAACAATGCCACATAATATGGAGAAGTGCAATGGAGTTAAGAAAGCATAA
- a CDS encoding AI-2E family transporter: MELRKHKKIILFGLVLSCGIIFILAYFLSKSFNTIVNVMIISFILSYTLSPIRDTFIIKFKVSKRAASILVILLILGIVASCIIVIVPALFKEITNVSNIFDNISNFMDEVFRKFNLNNSTVSNVVYNEFLERGNELWVTFTENSVDNLIGFSDNIISFAIIPIVIYYFLCDGNKIYNKILLFLPTEKRGLVKKFLYNIDKVLTRYITSQLFLSGLIGVLTFILLVVLKVKFPLWISILNAILNIIPYFGPIFGAVPAVIVALLDSPIKALWVIIGMFVIQQLEGDILSPKITGDSTEMHPLVIIVLLLIGEKFGGFIGMVLVVPIAVIIKALYDDINYYLF, encoded by the coding sequence ATGGAGTTAAGAAAGCATAAGAAGATAATTTTATTTGGTTTGGTTTTATCATGCGGTATAATATTTATTTTAGCTTACTTTTTAAGTAAATCATTCAATACAATAGTAAATGTTATGATTATATCATTTATATTATCTTATACATTAAGCCCAATTAGAGATACATTTATAATAAAGTTTAAAGTAAGTAAAAGAGCAGCATCTATTTTGGTTATATTATTAATATTAGGAATTGTTGCCTCATGCATAATAGTGATAGTTCCAGCATTGTTTAAGGAAATAACAAATGTAAGCAATATATTTGATAATATAAGTAATTTTATGGATGAGGTCTTTAGAAAATTTAATTTGAATAATTCAACTGTAAGCAATGTGGTATATAATGAGTTTTTAGAAAGAGGAAATGAACTTTGGGTTACCTTTACAGAAAATTCTGTAGATAATTTAATTGGATTTAGTGACAATATTATTTCCTTTGCAATAATACCAATTGTTATTTATTATTTTCTTTGTGATGGAAACAAAATATATAACAAGATTTTGCTATTTCTTCCAACTGAAAAGAGGGGATTAGTTAAAAAATTTTTATATAATATAGATAAGGTGTTGACTAGATATATCACAAGTCAATTATTCTTGTCAGGATTAATAGGAGTATTAACTTTTATATTATTAGTAGTATTAAAAGTAAAATTTCCTTTGTGGATTTCGATTTTGAATGCAATTTTAAATATAATACCGTATTTTGGTCCAATATTTGGAGCTGTACCAGCAGTTATAGTTGCACTCTTGGATTCTCCAATTAAGGCACTTTGGGTTATTATTGGGATGTTTGTTATTCAACAATTAGAAGGTGATATTTTATCACCTAAGATTACAGGTGATAGTACAGAAATGCATCCACTTGTAATAATAGTGCTATTATTAATAGGTGAAAAATTTGGAGGATTTATTGGAATGGTATTAGTAGTTCCAATTGCTGTAATAATTAAGGCTTTATATGATGATATAAATTATTATTTGTTTTAA